ATTCGAAAAAGCTGTTCAGGCAGCTTTTTTATTTTGCGAAAAAAGAGGAATTAACATGAAAACAGAGAATTTGAAGTTTAACCTATAGACAAAGTGATGATGTATTATGACAAAAATTAAACCTGATAAAATCCATATCATTGGTTCTGTCGGAAGCGGGAAGACAACCCTGGCCAGAAGTCTGTCTGCCAGATTCAAATTACCACACCATGAGCTTGACAATGTTGTCTGGAAAAGAACCGATACGAGTGATATTAGGCGGAGTGAAAAGGAACGAAATGAATATTTGAAGTCAATCGTTAAAGCGGATTCCTGGATTATCGAGGGTGTCCATTATGAATGGGTTGCGCAGAGCTTTGAAAAAGCAGATATGATCATTTTCTTGGACCTATCCTATCGAAAAAGAAAATACAGGATCATTAGAAGATTTATTCTGCAAAAACTTGGAGTTGAAAAGGCTAATTACGCTCCAACTCTAAAAATATTCAGGAAGATGTTTGTTTGGAACAGGTATTTTGAGGAGAAGAGCAGACAGGAAATCCTGACTATTCTTGGCGTCCATCAGAATAAACTGTTCATTGTAAAAGATTCTAGAGAGATTGAGAAACTATATTTTTGGAGGCAAGATCATGACTGAACTGACTATACGAACTGCTGAAGAGCGGGATATTCCAAAGTTATACCATTTAATGACCCAATATATTGTTGATTTTTACAAGAAGCCAGAACCAAATGAAGCAGAATTGAAAAATTTGATTCAACACTTGCAGTATCATCCTGACTCGGGTTTGCAATTTGTGGCCGAAAAAGAAGGCGAAATCGTGGGATTCGCAACCCTGTATTTTACTTTCAGTACTCTCCAGGTAAAACGAGCGGCAATTCTAAATGATTTATTCGTTTCTGCCGATGCAAGAGGCTATAGGGCTGGCGAGCAGCTGTTTAAGAAATGCCTCTCACATATCAGGGAGAATAACTTTGCCTATATGACCTGGGAAACAGCCAAGGATAACTATATTGCTCAAAGTCTTTACAATAAAATGGGTGGAAAACAATCAGACTGGCTGGTTTATGAAATAGAATAGATAGGCAATGTCATCATTGATGAGCCTATACCCTTCGAGTCGAATCTCGTGTATTTTACAAGATTAACACCTATACTATAGGGGGAAATAACGAAATGGAGGGATCCATAATGCAAATTGAAATGTGGACTGACTTTGCTTGACCGTTCTGCTATATTGGCAAAAGGCGTCTGGATGACGCTATTAAACAGATTGATCACCCGATTGAAGTGACGTATCGATGCTTCGAGCTTGATCCCAACATGGGACGGGACATCGAATATAACATATATGAAGCTTTAGCGAAGAAATATGGGATGAGCATTGCCCAGGCGAAAGCCAGCACAGCTAATATGGTGCAAATGGCCAGGGAAGCCGGCCTGGAATATAATATGGACACACTTATTTTAACCAACACATTTGATGCTCACCGTTTGACGATGTTTGCAAAAAAGCATGGGTTAATGGCAGAGATGACCGAAAGAATTTTGCGTGCCTATTTTACCGAATCGAAACATATTGGGGACCATGGAACATTGACGGAATTGGCTGTAGAAGTTGGCCTTGACCGTGAAGCAGTAGAAAAAATGCTTGCCAGCGATGATATGGCCGATGAAGTCAGTACTGATGAAAGCACTGGCCAGCAATATGGTATCACAGGTGTGCCATTCTTCCTGATCGATAAGAAGTATGCCATTACGGGTGCACAGCCGACTGATGTTATCGTCCAATCATTGAAAAAAGTCATTGCCGAAAATCGAATCACCGTTTTGAACAATGATGATGGAATGATTTGTGATGACGATGGTTGTGAAATTCCTAATAAAAAGAACTAGTCCTCGGACTAGTTCTTTTTCATGTTCTTATATAAAATCCACTATTTCCTCGACCGGAACGCGGGTCGTTGGATGGCCAGGAGCAGCAGCCTTTCCGATAGGCAGCAGCAGGACAGGCATATAGCGTCCATCAATGTTG
This window of the Mesobacillus jeotgali genome carries:
- a CDS encoding AAA family ATPase: MTKIKPDKIHIIGSVGSGKTTLARSLSARFKLPHHELDNVVWKRTDTSDIRRSEKERNEYLKSIVKADSWIIEGVHYEWVAQSFEKADMIIFLDLSYRKRKYRIIRRFILQKLGVEKANYAPTLKIFRKMFVWNRYFEEKSRQEILTILGVHQNKLFIVKDSREIEKLYFWRQDHD
- a CDS encoding GNAT family N-acetyltransferase, which gives rise to MTELTIRTAEERDIPKLYHLMTQYIVDFYKKPEPNEAELKNLIQHLQYHPDSGLQFVAEKEGEIVGFATLYFTFSTLQVKRAAILNDLFVSADARGYRAGEQLFKKCLSHIRENNFAYMTWETAKDNYIAQSLYNKMGGKQSDWLVYEIE
- a CDS encoding DsbA family oxidoreductase, which gives rise to MGKRRLDDAIKQIDHPIEVTYRCFELDPNMGRDIEYNIYEALAKKYGMSIAQAKASTANMVQMAREAGLEYNMDTLILTNTFDAHRLTMFAKKHGLMAEMTERILRAYFTESKHIGDHGTLTELAVEVGLDREAVEKMLASDDMADEVSTDESTGQQYGITGVPFFLIDKKYAITGAQPTDVIVQSLKKVIAENRITVLNNDDGMICDDDGCEIPNKKN